From the genome of Atribacterota bacterium:
TATATGGTTATATCAAACATTTTGTCCAGGATAAGAATATTGATTTAATCTGTTATGAGCCGTGGGGAATACCCGGGGAAGACAGCTCCAACCTGGATCCAGGAAACTGGATGAAAATTACTTCACTTGTAGTTCGAGAATTAGACAATCAGCTGGGTGGTGTATTAATCGTGTATGGCACAGATACCATGGCTTATTTATCTTCCTGGTTAAGTCTTTGTTTCCCCGATATTGGTATTCCTATTATTTTGGC
Proteins encoded in this window:
- a CDS encoding asparaginase domain-containing protein, with amino-acid sequence MKRKERILVIFTGGTIASGLHNKVTSPSKKSFQLLYGYIKHFVQDKNIDLICYEPWGIPGEDSSNLDPGNWMKITSLVVRELDNQLGGVLIVYGTDTMAYLSSWLSLCFPDIGIPIILA